One genomic region from Zalophus californianus isolate mZalCal1 chromosome 12, mZalCal1.pri.v2, whole genome shotgun sequence encodes:
- the IGFBP1 gene encoding insulin-like growth factor-binding protein 1 gives MPEVLAARAWPLLLLLAVQLGATAGAPQPWHCAPCSAEKLALCPPVPDSCAEAAPPASCGCCPMCALPSGAACGVATARCATGLSCRAPPATPRPLHALIRGQGVCGPTDPEADAKESLESSEITQEQLLENFHLMAPSEEDMPVLWNAISSYKTMRAGHASDSDSDKLKEPCRRELHRILAQLAKEHQSPRHLSNFYLPNCNKNGFYHSKQCRTATDGQRGLCWCVYPWSGERIPGSVEVRDDPKCNQYFAMHS, from the exons ATGCCTGAGGTCCTCGCAGCCCGCGCCTGGCCGCTTCTGCTCCTGCTGGCCGTCCAGCTGGGCGCGACGGCGGGCGCCCCCCAGCCATGGCACTGCGCGCCCTGCTCCGCCGAGAAGCTCGCGCTCTGCCCTCCCGTGCCCGACTCCTGCGCTGAGGCCGCCCCGCCCGCCAGCTGCGGCTGCTGCCCGATGTGCGCCCTGCCATCGGGCGCCGCCTGCGGGGTGGCCACTGCGCGATGCGCCACCGGGCTCAGCTGCCGTGCGCCGCCGGCGACCCCGCGGCCGCTGCACGCCCTCATCCGCGGCCAAGGCGTCTGCGGGCCCACCGATCCCGAAGCAG ATGCCAAGGAGTCCTTGGAGAGCTCTGAGATCACCCAGGAGCAGCTCCTGGAGAACTTCCATCTGATGGCCCCATCGGAGGAGGACATGCCTGTCCTCTGGAACGCAATCAGTAGTTACAAGACCATGCGAGCTGGGCATGCCTCGGACTCGGACTCTGACAAGTTGAAG GAGCCTTGCCGGCGAGAGCTCCACAGGATACTGGCACAACTCGCCAAGGAACATCAGTCGCCCAGACACCTTAGCAATTTCTACCTGCCCAACTGCAACAAGAATGGATTCTATCACAGCAAACAG TGCCGGACGGCCACGGACGGTCAGCGGGGGCTCTGTTGGTGTGTCTACCCCTGGAGCGGGGAGAGGATCCCAGGATCCGTGGAAGTCAGAGACGACCCCAAATGCAATCAATATTTTGCCATGCACAGCTGA